A region of the Peredibacter starrii genome:
AGTCGTCAATTTCTATCCTTTATTTTTATTTTTCCCTCACATATTCTCACAAATTCTTGCCATTTTCTACTCTCCGTCGTTACCATTTTGGTTCGTAATTTCGAGATATATTTTTCAGGAGATCTGCCTAATGGCCGCACAGACACTAGACCCGAATGCAATGATTTATTGTACTACTAAGCTAGGGATTGCCCCTGCTAAAATCATGGCAACTTGTAAACTTCTGTTCGAAGAAGAATGTACGATTCCATTCATTTCTCGTTACCGTAAAGAAGTAACTGGAAACCTGGATGAAGTTCAGATCCGCGACATCCAGGAAAGTTATAATGAATATGTTGAGACTGAAAAACGTCGTGCTTTCATTTTAGATGCTATTAAGAAGATGGAGGCCCTTACTCCGGAACTTGAACGTCAAATCAAAGTTGCAACGACTCTTACTCAGCTTGAAGATATCTACGCTCCTTATAAGTCGAAGAAGAAAACGAAGGCCATGATCGCTAAAGACAATGGTCTTGAGCCTCTTTCTGAGATGATCCTCAAAGGTGATAAAGACGTTCGTACGATTATCGCTGAGCTGGAAGAGAAATTCGTTAAGCCATCTGCCGGTAAAATTAAGGACGTTCAAGAGGCCATCAATGGTGCTTGTGACATCATTATGGAATCAATGGCCCACCAGCTTGAGCTTAAAGAAAAAATCCGTCAAACGTTCTGGGAAACTGGTGTGATGAAGACCGGTCTACGTAAAGACGGAGACAAGATCGAAGACGCAGCTAAATTCAAAGACTTCTTCGAATTCTCTGAGCCACTGGCAAAACTTAAAGATCCAAAAGCTTCTCACCGTTATATGGCCATGAGACGTGGTATGAACCTTAAAGTCCTTAAAGTGGACGCTGAGATCATTCCTGAGGTCGGTATTGGTCTGATCGAAGGTGAGTTCTTCCCTAAGCGCGATAAGCTTGCGAACTACGAACTTCTTAAAAAGTGCGCAGAAAAATCATTCACAAACTACATCCAGCCTTCACTTGATCTGGAAGTTAAAAACGAACTTAAAAAGATCGCTGACACTGCCGCAATTTCAGTATTCGGCGTGAACTTAAAGAACCTTCTGCTTCAACCATACCTTGGTTCAAAAGCGGTCCTTGGTATTGACCCTGGTGTTCGTACAGGTTGTAAGGTCGTCATCGTAGACCATACTGGTAAATTCATGGGTGACCACGTAGTTTACCCTCACGAGCCGAAGAACGATAAAGTGGGCGCAGCTCAAATTCTTACTAAGATGATTGAGATGTTCAACGTTGAATACATTGCCATTGGTAACGGTACTTATGGCCGTGAGACTCTAGAGTTCGTTGAAACTCACATCCCACAAGTTAAAGACGGAAAAGTGAAAGCGACAATGATCTCTGAGGCCGGAGCTTCAATCTACTCTGCTTCTGATATCGCTCGTGAAGAGTTCCCGGATAAAGACGTTACAGTTCGTGGAGCAGTTTCAATTGCTCGTCGTTTCCAGGATCCTCTGGCCGAACTTGTAAAAATTGATCCGAAATCAATCGGTGTCGGTCAATACCAGCACGATGTGAACCAGGTTCAACTTAAAAATAACCTTGAAGCGGTTGTTGAATCATGTGTGAACTTCGTAGGTGTGGATCTAAACACAGCTTCAGCTCCACTTCTTTCATACGTATCAGGTATCGGTCCAACAGTTGCTCAGAACGTAGTGAAATACAGAGATGCAAACGGTGGTTTCAAATCACGTGCGGATCTTCTAAAAGTAACTCGCTTCTCGCAAAAAGTTTTCGAGCAATCAGCGGGCTTCCTTCGTATTTACAACGGTCCTCATGCACTTGATGGAACATTCATTCACCCTGAACGTTACCCTGTGCTTGAAGAATGGGTAAAAGCTCATAAGAAAGATCTAAAAGATCTTCTGACTGATGAATCTCTTCAAAACGATCTGGCGAATGATAAAGCGCTTAAAGAGAAGATTGGAGATATCACTCTTCAAGATATCGTGAAGTGTTTGAAAGCTCCTTCACAAGATCCACGTACAACGTTTAAGTCAGTTGAGTTCACGAAAGGTATTTCTGATCTTAAAGATCTGAAAGTAGGCCAGTGGTACCAGGGACAAGTAACAAACATCGCGATGTTTGGTGCTTTCGTTGATATCGGTATTAAAGAGAATGGTCTTCTTCACATCTCTGAGATGAGTGACCGTTTCGTTGAGAACGCTCTTGATGAACTTAAAGTTGGCCAGGAAATCAAAGTTCGTATTCTTGGTATCGATATGGATCGTCGTCGTATCTCTCTATCTTGTAAGTCAGACTCACAGGTTGAAGGTGTGACTGGTACTGACCAAGGTCGTCCTCGTCCAGGCAAGAGCAACCGTCCTCAGACTCAGCAGCCAATGCAATCAGGCCCTCAGTTTAAGAACAATGCCTTCGCGGGACTTAAAGGTCTTCAATTAAAGAAGTAACTTCGTTTAGGGTCCCTTCGGGGACCCTTTACACTTTCGCCAGCGGAAGTAAAAAGTCTAAACACCTCTGTTTTCTAACCCCTTAAAATTCGATTCTCCCCACTGGCACCCGGTTTGATGTAGAAACCTCATCTATTTGAGGTTTAACTATGAAAACTTGGCTCCTGGCCCTATTACTCATTCCTATGACCACTCATGCGGGGATCGACCAATATCCGGAAGATCGCGAGTACACGAACCTTGATAAGGGTTACACCCAATACGGCGCCCCTTCGCTTCATAGAACGGGTAAATACGCCCTGACCTTCGATGATGGTCCTCATGGTGTGAAGACCCCTAAAATCCTTGATACCCTTAAAAAATACAAAGTGCAGGCGACATTCTTCGTGGTCACCTCTCAAATTACAGATTCAAACTTCCACATCGTGAAACGCATTCTGGATGAAGGCCATATCCTGGCCTCCCATGGTCGCGCTCATGATAACTCGACTAAGATCACTAAAGACGAATGGAAGACCAAGGTTAAGCAGTCCTTCTTAGACCTATCTAAGTGGTATAAGAAGGCCGGACACCCCTTTAATAAGTTCTATTACCGTTTTCCTTATGCGGCCTATGGTGGACGTAAGGATCATCACCACATGAACACGTTAAAAGAGATCTCCAAAGAGCTCCTGAAGGATAACTGCATTCAGTTTGCTTTCTGGGACATTGATTCAGGAGACTGGATTCCCGGTATGAGTCCTCAGGAAGTCTTCCAGAACTTCAAGGCGAGTAACGAAGGCGGGAAATTCATTACTTATAAAACGATGAGAGTGAATGGGAAGCTGACTCAAGTGAAAGTTCGCACCGAGATTGAAGAACCGACCCAAGGGGGTGTGGTGCTTCAGCATGATATTCAAGAAAGCTCAGTTGGTGGAACAGAACTATTCTTAAAGTATGCTCAAGAAAATCATCTCGAGATCATTCCACTAGATAAGGTCGAAGAATTTAGTGTGACGAAGAATTGTAAGCTGTAGTGTTTTCAAGAGTGGGCTTCATCACGACAGGATCACGTTTCACCGTTACTTTTAAAAAGTAAATTCCTGCAACGGCCGTCATAACTAGGATGAAGTTTTTCATGGGCTCACCTCTTCGGAGATTCTCCTCCAAACTTGAGCCCAATATGAGTAATTTTTAAACGATTGTACTTTTTACAGTCGACTCAGATCCAAACTCATGCGATTTATGGGCGCATTAAACTTACACCCAAGGATCAAGCATGAAATTTCTCACTGTAATTGCTTTATTATCTTTCTCACTTACATCATTTGCCGGTCTTATGAAACAAGCCGGAGAAGCTGAAAGCACAGTTGATAAATCAATTTCAGCTCAAGCTCAACAAGCTGAACTAACTAAGATTGCTGAAGGTCGTGCTATGAGCAACCTATATAGCTACTGCGAAAGAAGCGCTTCTTACTATCTTGAGAATCCAGCTATCGGTCAAAGAAACGTTCAAACTGCCAATACAGCTCAAGGCCGCTATATGAAAGTGAGTGCCCTTGCAGTTGGTAACTGTGTTTTCGTAAGACATCCATAAATAAAAAAGCCCCTCTAAAGAGGGGCTTTTTTTTGCTCCAAAAACGAATTATCTCATCTCCCCCTCTCCTGAATCTTGAAGAACCATCCAACTCAAAGTTATTTCTCCTATTTTATTCAAGGAGAATTCTGTGGAATTTCATATCGAAAAAATTGAGGCAATGATCTACACCATTCGAGGTCAACGAGTGATGATGGATAGTGATCTCGCAAAGCTTTATGGAGTTGAGACGAAGGCCCTTAATCAGGCCGTTAAAAGAAATAGAGAACGTTTTCCGGAGGACTTCTTAATTGAGCCAAATTCCAGTGAGTTAGCTTCACTAAGGTCACAAATTGTGACCTTAGAGGGCTCAAGTCATGAAAATCATTTCCGACACAGTCCCTTCCTTTTCACTGAAAACGGTGTCGCCATGCTTTCAAGTGTTCTTCATAGTAAGGAGGCCATTCAAGTCAACATTACTATTATGAGAGCATTCACAAAACTCAGAAGCTTTTTAGCAATGGGAAGCCCACTCGAAAAACGAGTAGATAAAATTCAAAAAGAAACAAATCAGCTTTTTAAAATTGTCTTCGAAAGGTTAGATCATGCTGATAATCAAATGGCGGCATATGAAGAAGCAGTCACCCCAAAGCTTCCTCGTATTAGAAAAAAAATTGGCCTTAAAAACTAATTCTTCACTGGGACCT
Encoded here:
- a CDS encoding Tex family protein; protein product: MAAQTLDPNAMIYCTTKLGIAPAKIMATCKLLFEEECTIPFISRYRKEVTGNLDEVQIRDIQESYNEYVETEKRRAFILDAIKKMEALTPELERQIKVATTLTQLEDIYAPYKSKKKTKAMIAKDNGLEPLSEMILKGDKDVRTIIAELEEKFVKPSAGKIKDVQEAINGACDIIMESMAHQLELKEKIRQTFWETGVMKTGLRKDGDKIEDAAKFKDFFEFSEPLAKLKDPKASHRYMAMRRGMNLKVLKVDAEIIPEVGIGLIEGEFFPKRDKLANYELLKKCAEKSFTNYIQPSLDLEVKNELKKIADTAAISVFGVNLKNLLLQPYLGSKAVLGIDPGVRTGCKVVIVDHTGKFMGDHVVYPHEPKNDKVGAAQILTKMIEMFNVEYIAIGNGTYGRETLEFVETHIPQVKDGKVKATMISEAGASIYSASDIAREEFPDKDVTVRGAVSIARRFQDPLAELVKIDPKSIGVGQYQHDVNQVQLKNNLEAVVESCVNFVGVDLNTASAPLLSYVSGIGPTVAQNVVKYRDANGGFKSRADLLKVTRFSQKVFEQSAGFLRIYNGPHALDGTFIHPERYPVLEEWVKAHKKDLKDLLTDESLQNDLANDKALKEKIGDITLQDIVKCLKAPSQDPRTTFKSVEFTKGISDLKDLKVGQWYQGQVTNIAMFGAFVDIGIKENGLLHISEMSDRFVENALDELKVGQEIKVRILGIDMDRRRISLSCKSDSQVEGVTGTDQGRPRPGKSNRPQTQQPMQSGPQFKNNAFAGLKGLQLKK
- a CDS encoding polysaccharide deacetylase family protein — protein: MKTWLLALLLIPMTTHAGIDQYPEDREYTNLDKGYTQYGAPSLHRTGKYALTFDDGPHGVKTPKILDTLKKYKVQATFFVVTSQITDSNFHIVKRILDEGHILASHGRAHDNSTKITKDEWKTKVKQSFLDLSKWYKKAGHPFNKFYYRFPYAAYGGRKDHHHMNTLKEISKELLKDNCIQFAFWDIDSGDWIPGMSPQEVFQNFKASNEGGKFITYKTMRVNGKLTQVKVRTEIEEPTQGGVVLQHDIQESSVGGTELFLKYAQENHLEIIPLDKVEEFSVTKNCKL
- a CDS encoding ORF6N domain-containing protein; amino-acid sequence: MIYTIRGQRVMMDSDLAKLYGVETKALNQAVKRNRERFPEDFLIEPNSSELASLRSQIVTLEGSSHENHFRHSPFLFTENGVAMLSSVLHSKEAIQVNITIMRAFTKLRSFLAMGSPLEKRVDKIQKETNQLFKIVFERLDHADNQMAAYEEAVTPKLPRIRKKIGLKN